The Stenotrophomonas sp. BIO128-Bstrain region ACGCCTGACCTCGATCCTGCCCGCAGCCACTACTGGCGGCGGGCCATCCAGCAACCTTCGCCCGATCCAGCTCGGCCCCGGCCTGCTGGTGTATCTGGACGCACTCAAGCGTCGCCAGTTCCTGGAAGCCTGGCGCGCCAGCGTGCTGCCCGCAGGCAGTGACAGCACGCCGCGCGAAGATCAGAACACGCCCAGCAACCAGGCAGCCCCCAACAGAAGCAGAGAGAAGCCCCACATCCACCCCAGCGAGTAGCGGATGTGGCGCCCGATGTCCGCTCCGGCCAGCCCCAGCGCCAGCCATAGCGCCGGTGAGAACGGGCTGATGAAGGTCCCCACGATGTTCCCGATGGTCAGTGCATACACGCTGTGCGCGGGGTCCACGCCGAGCGGCGTAGTGATCTCCAGTACCACCGGCAGCAGTCCGAAATAGTAGGCATCGGTACTGAGCAGCAGTTCCATCGGCAAGCCGACCACGCCGAGCAGCACATGCAGCCATGGCAGCATGGAATCGGGAAGCACATGGGCCAGGTCCGCCGCGATGGAGCGCAGCATCCCGCTGCCGTCCATCACCCCCAGGAACGAGCCCGCGGCCAGGATGATCGCACCCATCTTCAGTGCCGCCGGCGCATGCGCGGCGATCGCCTCCATCTGCTGCGCGGGGCCCCGGTAGTTGATCAGCAGGGCCAGCGCCAAACCGATCATGAAGATGTAGGCCGAGGGCAACAGACTACCGACCAGCGCACCCAGGACCGCGACGAACAGCAGCGCGTTCAACCCCGCATGGCGCACGGGTACTGGCGCCGCTGCGCGGGGCAGCGGCGCAGCAGTCCCGGCAGGCGCCAGGTCGCCACCACTGGCGGCAAGGCGGGCCGCACGCCCGCGTTCGCGCAGCCCCAGCACGGCCGCCATCGCCAGCAGCAACACCGCACCGACCACCTGCACCGGCACCAGCGGCTGCCACAGCACGCCGACGTCGATGCCGGTCACGGCGGCAGCGCGCCCGAGCGGCCCCGCCCACGGAAGCATGTTGAAGATGCCTGCACCGGTCGCCAGCAGCAGCAGCATCAGGTACGGACTCATGTGCAGGCGCCGGTACAGCGGCAGCAGCGCCGGCACGGTGAGCAGGAAGGTAGTGGCACCGGCACCGTCCAGATGCGCCACCATCCCCAGCAGTGCGGTCATCATGGCGACCGCGACGACATTGCCCGCAGTCATCCGCACCAGCCCGTCAACCAGGGGGCGGAACAGCCCCGCATCCTGCAGCACCCCGAAGAAAGTGATCGCGAACATGAACATCGCAGCGATCGGGGCGACCCGCCTCAAGCCGTCATTGAAGTAGCCAGCAAGCGCATCCGTGCCGGTTCCGACAATCAGCGCAGCCACCAGCGGGACCAACACGAGGGCGATGATGGCCGTCGTTCGCCCGGTGATCAGCAGAGCCACCAGTGCAGCAATGGTCAATAGCCCGATGAGTGTCAGCATGCAGCCTCCAGTACAAGGAAATGTCGATCCGACCCTGTCACCGGTGAGCTGTCATCCAGCTGTCAGCGGCCGAATGCGACAGTGCGCCGGGTGGCATGCCACACTTCGTGCATGAGTGACATCACCGTCCTGGTCGCCGATGACCACCCGCTGCTCCGCGCTGCGGTCGTGCATTCCCTGCGTCAGGCGCTGCCGCAGGTCCACGTGATCGAAGTGGCCAGTGCCGCGACACTGGAAAGCGCGCTCGATCAGCACGCCGAGATCGAACTGGTCCTGCTCGACCTGACCATGCCCGGTGCGCGCGGATTCTCCTCGCTGCTGCACGTACGCGGTGCGCATCCGGACATACCGGTGGTGATCGTGTCCTCCAACGACCACCCGCGCGTGATCCGGCGGGCGCAGCAGTTCGGCGCGGCGGGGTTCATTCCCAAATCAGCGCCGGCCGAAACGCTCGGCCAGGCGGTGGCGGCGGTGCTCGATGGCGGCGTGTGGTTCCCGGCGATGGCGGCAGAGCGGTCCGAATCCGATGCGCTGCTGGCCACGCGGCTGGCGCAACTGACCCCGCAGCAGTTCCGGGTGCTGTTGTGCCTGGCCGACGGCCTGCTCAACAAGCAGATCGCCTATGAACTGGGCTTGGCCGAAAACACGGTCAAGGTGCACGTGACCGCGATCCTGAAGAAGCTCGAGTGCCACAGCCGCACGCAGGCGGCGGTGCTGGTGAAGGCGCTGGAGCCGGAAGGGGACGCAGGCCCCGGCATCTAGCGCGTGGCATCACCGCGATGGCGCAGCAGCACCTGCGTCATCAGCGCGCGCAAGGCCGGCGGACGCACCGGCTTGGACAGGAATCCCCACCCGTTTTCGGCCGCCTGTGCGCGCAGTGCATCGTCGCGTTCGGCCGTGACCAGGATCACCGGGGGCCGCGCCTGCCATTGCACGCACAGCGCCTCGTAAAGATCGGGGCCATGGAACTCGCCCATGCGCACATCGAGCAGCAGCAGCTGCGGCACCGTGGCGGGCGTGGCCAGGTCCAGCGCGGCCTGCGGGCCATCGGCCAGTTCAACCGCACAGCCCCAGCGTTCCAACAGCGCGCGGGTGGCGGCGCAGACCCGCGGATCATCATCGATGCTCCAGACCCGGCAATGGCGTAGCGGGCTGTCATCGCCGGTGTCGACCACCGGGGCAGCCGCGGGTGCCGATGCGGGCACCACGTCTGCCGCCTCGCCCATGGGCAGGCTTACCGAAAACACACTGCCACGCCCCAGCGTCGAGCGCAGGCGGATCGGGTGGCCGAGCAGGCGGCCGATGCGCTCCACGATCGCCAGGCCCAGCCCGGCCCCGCGTTCCTGGTCCACGCCATCG contains the following coding sequences:
- a CDS encoding citrate:proton symporter — its product is MLTLIGLLTIAALVALLITGRTTAIIALVLVPLVAALIVGTGTDALAGYFNDGLRRVAPIAAMFMFAITFFGVLQDAGLFRPLVDGLVRMTAGNVVAVAMMTALLGMVAHLDGAGATTFLLTVPALLPLYRRLHMSPYLMLLLLATGAGIFNMLPWAGPLGRAAAVTGIDVGVLWQPLVPVQVVGAVLLLAMAAVLGLRERGRAARLAASGGDLAPAGTAAPLPRAAAPVPVRHAGLNALLFVAVLGALVGSLLPSAYIFMIGLALALLINYRGPAQQMEAIAAHAPAALKMGAIILAAGSFLGVMDGSGMLRSIAADLAHVLPDSMLPWLHVLLGVVGLPMELLLSTDAYYFGLLPVVLEITTPLGVDPAHSVYALTIGNIVGTFISPFSPALWLALGLAGADIGRHIRYSLGWMWGFSLLLLGAAWLLGVF
- a CDS encoding response regulator transcription factor, with amino-acid sequence MSDITVLVADDHPLLRAAVVHSLRQALPQVHVIEVASAATLESALDQHAEIELVLLDLTMPGARGFSSLLHVRGAHPDIPVVIVSSNDHPRVIRRAQQFGAAGFIPKSAPAETLGQAVAAVLDGGVWFPAMAAERSESDALLATRLAQLTPQQFRVLLCLADGLLNKQIAYELGLAENTVKVHVTAILKKLECHSRTQAAVLVKALEPEGDAGPGI